In Crinalium epipsammum PCC 9333, the following are encoded in one genomic region:
- a CDS encoding type II restriction enzyme NspV-like protein — protein sequence MIHAVQRTKIEYGDFQTPSELAEKICSKLVQLGVIPDVIIEPTCGVGNFIDAAAHFFPSVDKIIGIEINSNYLQKIKTKDLFIKSTRIEIKNADFFQFNWISLINQLSGKILILGNFPWVTNSQQGTIGGGNLPEKNNFQNHSGLDAITGKSNFDISEWMLIQAIHWLQNRDGYLAMLCKTSVSRKILSYIHSKKLNLVYCATYKIDTKKYFNANVEACLLFCKFDLGSQNYFCDLFSSLEDSDYQRIGYRDNVLVRDVASFDKLRKLSAKSIQAKWRSGIKHDCSKVMELRKIDNVLVNGFGESVEIEDTYLFPLIKGSDVAQNRIKTTEKFVIVPQRFVGEETDNIKNLAPKTWQYLESHARYLDVRKSKIYQNNPRFSIFGVGSYTFAAWKIAICGLYKKLDFKLIGEINNKPVIFDDTVYILSFDNEQAAYETFKLLTSPLAISFYSSLIFWDEKRPIKSSILNSLNLATLAEDLINSKTVSSIS from the coding sequence ATGATTCATGCTGTTCAAAGAACAAAAATAGAATACGGAGATTTTCAAACACCTTCAGAACTAGCTGAAAAAATATGCTCCAAGTTAGTACAACTTGGAGTCATTCCCGATGTTATAATTGAGCCAACCTGTGGGGTAGGTAATTTTATTGACGCTGCTGCACATTTTTTCCCATCAGTCGATAAGATTATTGGCATTGAAATAAATTCCAATTACTTACAAAAAATTAAAACAAAAGATTTATTTATTAAAAGTACAAGAATTGAGATTAAAAACGCAGATTTTTTTCAATTTAATTGGATTTCACTAATTAACCAATTAAGTGGAAAAATTCTGATTCTTGGTAATTTTCCTTGGGTAACTAATTCACAGCAAGGAACTATTGGCGGGGGGAATTTACCAGAAAAGAATAATTTTCAAAACCATAGCGGTTTAGACGCAATTACAGGTAAGAGCAATTTCGATATTTCAGAATGGATGCTAATTCAGGCTATTCATTGGCTACAGAACCGCGACGGCTACCTAGCGATGCTCTGTAAAACTTCTGTTTCAAGAAAAATATTAAGCTATATTCATTCTAAAAAGCTCAATCTTGTCTACTGTGCAACTTATAAGATAGATACCAAGAAGTATTTTAACGCTAATGTTGAAGCCTGTCTATTGTTTTGCAAGTTTGACTTAGGATCACAAAATTACTTCTGCGATTTATTCAGCAGTCTTGAAGACTCAGATTATCAGAGAATAGGATACCGAGATAATGTTCTTGTTAGAGATGTAGCTTCTTTTGATAAATTGAGGAAACTTTCTGCTAAAAGTATCCAAGCAAAATGGCGTTCTGGGATTAAGCATGACTGCTCAAAAGTAATGGAACTTCGTAAAATAGATAATGTTTTGGTAAATGGTTTCGGAGAATCGGTAGAAATTGAGGATACTTATCTTTTTCCTTTAATAAAAGGCTCTGATGTGGCTCAAAATCGGATAAAGACTACAGAAAAATTTGTTATAGTTCCTCAAAGGTTTGTGGGTGAAGAAACTGATAACATTAAGAATTTAGCTCCTAAAACTTGGCAATATTTAGAGTCTCATGCTAGATATTTAGATGTTAGAAAAAGTAAAATATATCAAAATAACCCTCGCTTTTCTATTTTTGGAGTTGGTTCATACACTTTCGCAGCTTGGAAAATAGCAATTTGTGGACTTTACAAAAAGTTGGATTTTAAATTGATAGGCGAAATAAATAACAAACCTGTTATTTTTGATGATACTGTTTACATTCTTAGCTTTGATAATGAACAAGCTGCATACGAAACATTTAAACTACTGACTTCTCCATTAGCAATAAGCTTTTATTCATCTCTAATCTTTTGGGATGAAAAGCGTCCAATAAAGTCTAGTATCTTAAATAGCTTAAACCTTGCAACACTAGCAGAAGATTTAATAAATAGTAAGACAGTATCCAGCATCAGTTGA
- a CDS encoding YcjF family protein produces the protein MTEQNNNTNLPPTDSQQSDELTDVNKSVDNSWKNRIGGVWNNATGRLRELVPTDIPQMVGNWFNVSESQVAEILEAVRAELPTTEALLIGKPQAGKSSIVRGVTGVSAEIVGQGFRPHTQNTERYAYPSGELPLLIFTDTVGLGDVNQETEALIEELVGDLQHQTRRARVLILTVKINDFATDTLRKIASQLRKEYPEIPCLLAVTCLHEAYPADVTDHPTYPPEYEEVNRAFSAIKEAFTGLCDRSIMLDFTLEEDGYNPVFYGLEAFRDTLAELLPEAESRAIYELLDEKAGIEIGNLYRDVGRRYMLAFAIMAATVEVVPVPFASMPVLTALQLSMVGLLGKLYGQTLTPSQAGGVVSAIAGGFVAQAVRRELVKFVPGFGSAIAASWAAAYTWALGEGACVYFGDLMGGKKPDPQKIQSVMQEAFKTAQERFKGMKR, from the coding sequence ATGACTGAGCAAAATAATAATACTAACTTGCCCCCAACTGATTCTCAGCAGTCTGATGAATTGACTGATGTGAATAAATCGGTTGATAATTCGTGGAAAAATCGCATCGGCGGTGTTTGGAACAATGCCACAGGACGTTTGAGGGAATTGGTTCCTACCGATATTCCGCAGATGGTGGGTAATTGGTTTAACGTCAGTGAATCTCAAGTTGCAGAGATTTTGGAGGCTGTACGCGCGGAACTACCTACCACAGAAGCGTTATTAATTGGTAAGCCACAAGCGGGAAAAAGTTCCATTGTTCGGGGTGTTACAGGCGTTTCTGCGGAAATTGTCGGTCAGGGTTTTCGTCCCCATACGCAAAATACTGAACGCTATGCCTATCCTTCGGGTGAATTGCCGTTGCTGATTTTTACCGATACAGTCGGGCTGGGAGATGTCAACCAGGAAACTGAGGCGCTGATTGAGGAACTGGTGGGAGATTTACAACATCAAACCCGTCGCGCTAGGGTGTTGATTCTAACTGTTAAGATTAATGATTTTGCTACTGATACTCTGCGAAAAATTGCTAGCCAGTTAAGAAAGGAGTATCCAGAAATTCCCTGTTTATTAGCTGTTACTTGTTTGCATGAAGCTTATCCTGCGGATGTAACAGATCATCCCACATATCCCCCAGAGTATGAAGAAGTAAATCGCGCTTTTAGTGCAATTAAGGAAGCTTTTACTGGTTTGTGCGATCGCTCTATTATGCTTGACTTTACTTTAGAAGAAGACGGTTACAACCCAGTATTTTATGGTTTAGAAGCATTCCGAGATACTTTAGCAGAATTACTTCCAGAAGCAGAATCGCGGGCAATTTATGAGTTATTAGATGAAAAAGCTGGTATAGAAATTGGTAATCTTTACCGAGATGTCGGACGGCGTTATATGTTGGCGTTTGCGATTATGGCGGCGACAGTTGAAGTTGTACCTGTACCATTTGCCAGTATGCCTGTGCTAACGGCGTTGCAATTATCAATGGTGGGTTTGTTAGGAAAATTGTATGGGCAAACGCTGACACCATCGCAAGCGGGGGGAGTTGTGAGTGCGATCGCAGGTGGTTTTGTAGCGCAAGCTGTAAGGCGTGAATTAGTTAAATTTGTGCCTGGTTTTGGCAGTGCGATCGCGGCTTCTTGGGCAGCAGCATATACTTGGGCTTTAGGTGAAGGTGCTTGTGTTTATTTTGGTGATTTAATGGGTGGGAAGAAACCCGATCCTCAGAAAATTCAATCTGTGATGCAAGAGGCATTTAAGACGGCGCAAGAACGGTTTAAGGGTATGAAGCGGTGA
- a CDS encoding class I SAM-dependent methyltransferase, translating into MATILRDWSYRYQWLYDAIAQLSSVAVGGETRFRQLALEGLTIDSSTKILDLCCGSGQATKFLVQYSDNVTGLDASPLSLKRAQNNVPQAKYVEAFAEEMPFPDNQFDLVHTSVAMHEMQPEQLQQILKEVYRVLKPGGVLAVVDFHAPTNWLFWPGLALFFLLFETETAWKLIKIDFVGLLEKFGFNVNNASLTRDKSSAVSLYAGGSIQVIHAQK; encoded by the coding sequence GTGGCAACGATTTTAAGGGATTGGAGTTACCGCTATCAATGGTTGTATGATGCGATCGCGCAACTATCCTCTGTGGCTGTAGGTGGAGAAACCAGGTTTCGCCAGTTAGCTTTAGAAGGTTTAACGATTGATTCAAGCACTAAAATCCTAGACCTTTGTTGCGGTAGTGGTCAAGCAACAAAATTTCTGGTGCAATACTCTGATAACGTTACAGGGCTTGATGCCTCACCTTTATCACTAAAACGCGCTCAAAACAATGTCCCTCAAGCTAAGTATGTGGAGGCATTTGCAGAAGAAATGCCGTTTCCTGACAATCAGTTTGATTTAGTGCATACCAGTGTGGCGATGCACGAAATGCAGCCAGAGCAGTTGCAACAAATTCTTAAGGAAGTATATCGAGTATTAAAACCAGGAGGTGTATTGGCTGTAGTAGATTTTCATGCCCCGACTAATTGGCTATTTTGGCCTGGGTTGGCTTTATTTTTTCTACTGTTTGAAACGGAAACAGCTTGGAAGTTAATTAAGATAGATTTTGTTGGCTTATTGGAAAAATTTGGCTTTAATGTCAATAATGCCAGCTTAACGAGAGATAAATCTAGTGCGGTTAGTCTCTATGCTGGTGGTAGTATCCAGGTAATCCATGCCCAGAAATGA
- the hemH gene encoding ferrochelatase yields the protein MGRVGVLLLNLGGPDELDDVRHFLFNLFSDPEIIRIPVPAFQKPLAWLISTLREKKSKANYQVIGGGSPLRRITEAQAQALKDKLQEKGQDAEMYIGMRYWHPYTEEAIASIKRDRITKLVILPLYPQFSISTSGSSFRLLEKLWQEDPALQQIEYTVIPSWYQQPDYLHAMAQMTAKELDQFSNPDEVQIFFSAHGVPVSYVEEAGDPYQKEIEECTKLIIKNLNRPNPYTLAYQSRVGPVEWLKPYTEDAIPELGAKGVKDLLVVPISFVSEHIETLQEIDVEYRELAEESGIHNFHRVPALDTNPLFIEGLANLVVDALDAPSVKLAQVSQLKKKVKMYPQERWEWGMTTAAEVWNGRLAMIGFLALIIELISGQGPLHFVGLL from the coding sequence ATGGGTCGTGTAGGGGTTTTACTACTAAATTTAGGTGGTCCAGATGAACTAGATGATGTTCGTCACTTTCTGTTTAACCTTTTTTCCGACCCTGAAATCATTCGTATTCCCGTGCCTGCGTTCCAAAAACCCTTGGCATGGTTGATTTCTACCCTGAGAGAGAAGAAATCTAAAGCTAACTATCAAGTGATTGGTGGCGGCTCACCTCTACGAAGAATTACAGAAGCACAAGCACAAGCTTTAAAGGACAAGTTGCAGGAAAAAGGGCAAGATGCTGAGATGTATATCGGAATGCGTTACTGGCATCCTTATACAGAAGAAGCAATTGCCAGTATCAAGCGCGATCGCATCACCAAATTGGTAATCCTGCCTCTTTATCCCCAATTTTCCATCAGTACCAGTGGATCTAGCTTCCGATTACTAGAAAAGCTTTGGCAAGAAGACCCCGCACTGCAACAAATTGAATACACTGTCATTCCTTCCTGGTATCAGCAACCCGATTACTTGCACGCAATGGCGCAAATGACCGCGAAAGAACTCGATCAGTTTTCCAATCCTGACGAAGTTCAGATCTTCTTTAGCGCACATGGTGTTCCTGTCAGCTATGTTGAAGAAGCTGGCGATCCTTACCAGAAAGAAATCGAGGAATGTACCAAGTTAATTATCAAAAACCTTAATCGACCTAATCCCTACACCTTGGCTTATCAAAGTCGGGTAGGTCCTGTAGAGTGGCTCAAACCTTACACCGAAGATGCCATTCCAGAACTCGGTGCTAAAGGTGTTAAAGATTTACTCGTCGTACCAATCAGCTTTGTTTCAGAACACATTGAAACTTTACAAGAAATTGACGTTGAGTACCGCGAATTAGCAGAAGAATCTGGCATCCATAACTTCCATCGTGTGCCAGCTTTAGATACAAATCCTCTGTTTATTGAAGGCTTGGCTAATTTAGTAGTTGATGCACTCGATGCCCCCAGTGTCAAGCTGGCGCAGGTTTCACAACTCAAAAAGAAAGTCAAAATGTATCCCCAAGAGCGTTGGGAGTGGGGCATGACTACAGCAGCAGAAGTTTGGAACGGGCGTTTAGCAATGATTGGCTTTCTTGCTTTAATAATAGAACTAATCAGTGGTCAAGGGCCTTTGCACTTTGTCGGCTTGCTTTAG
- a CDS encoding ribbon-helix-helix domain-containing protein, translating to MKNRRLEIKLTDYELQQLEEEAQRRGMNKSELLRSLIARFPAPCKKPSSTALKDGVLNPNL from the coding sequence ATGAAAAATCGTCGCCTAGAAATTAAACTTACTGATTATGAATTGCAGCAACTAGAAGAAGAAGCCCAAAGACGGGGCATGAACAAGTCTGAGTTGCTCAGGAGTTTAATAGCTCGTTTTCCTGCGCCATGTAAAAAGCCGTCCTCCACTGCGTTAAAGGACGGGGTTTTAAACCCAAATCTTTGA
- a CDS encoding RNA-guided endonuclease InsQ/TnpB family protein: MLVLEYKVKAKPQQYQAIDEAIRTVQFIRNKAIRYWMDAPQDVKINRFALNKYSTELRNEFNFVKDLNSMAVQASAERGWLAISRFYDNCKSSKLGKKGYPKFQKDNRSVEYKTSGWSLHPTKRRITITDKKGIAELRLLGKWDIHTYPVKSIKRVRLIRRANGYYCQFCVDVECIDIQPLTGNEIGLDVGLESFCTDSNGHQEPNPKFLRSSEADIKHAQRQIYKKHKGSSNRRKARTKFSKKHLRVNRQRTEHAKKLARHVCKSNDLVAYEDLKVANMLKNHCLAKSISDASWYQFRQWLEYFATKFGKLAVAVPPHYTSQECSQCKRVVKKALSTRTHVCVCGCNLHRDENAAINILLKAKSRGGHPQSKASGVGTATLLGATLVEQVLTLNEESLWL; encoded by the coding sequence ATGCTAGTTCTAGAGTATAAAGTTAAAGCAAAACCGCAGCAATATCAGGCTATTGATGAAGCTATCCGAACGGTTCAATTCATCCGTAACAAAGCAATTAGATATTGGATGGACGCACCACAAGATGTCAAAATCAATCGGTTTGCTTTAAATAAATATTCGACTGAACTACGCAATGAGTTTAACTTTGTAAAAGATCTCAACTCAATGGCGGTACAAGCCTCTGCCGAGCGTGGCTGGCTGGCAATTTCTCGATTTTACGATAATTGCAAATCTAGCAAACTAGGGAAAAAAGGCTATCCCAAATTCCAGAAAGATAATCGCTCAGTTGAGTATAAAACTAGCGGTTGGTCACTGCATCCTACAAAGCGACGTATCACGATTACTGATAAAAAAGGTATTGCTGAACTTAGATTGTTGGGAAAATGGGATATTCACACTTACCCTGTTAAATCTATTAAACGGGTTAGATTAATCCGTCGCGCAAATGGTTACTATTGCCAATTTTGTGTTGATGTTGAATGTATTGATATTCAGCCTTTAACGGGTAATGAGATTGGTTTAGATGTAGGCTTAGAGTCGTTTTGTACTGACTCAAATGGACATCAAGAACCAAACCCTAAGTTTTTACGCTCATCTGAAGCTGATATTAAACACGCTCAACGTCAAATATACAAAAAGCATAAAGGTTCAAGTAATCGTCGCAAAGCAAGAACTAAATTTTCTAAGAAACATTTAAGGGTAAATAGGCAACGTACCGAACACGCCAAAAAGTTAGCGCGTCACGTTTGCAAGTCTAACGATTTAGTAGCCTATGAAGACTTAAAGGTAGCAAATATGCTCAAAAATCACTGTTTAGCTAAGTCTATTTCTGATGCTAGTTGGTATCAATTTAGGCAGTGGTTAGAGTATTTCGCTACCAAGTTTGGAAAATTAGCTGTTGCCGTCCCTCCCCACTACACATCACAAGAATGTAGCCAGTGCAAACGAGTTGTTAAAAAGGCTCTCAGTACTAGAACTCATGTTTGTGTCTGTGGCTGTAATCTGCACAGGGACGAGAATGCGGCAATCAACATTTTGCTTAAAGCAAAATCTAGGGGAGGGCATCCCCAAAGTAAAGCTTCAGGAGTCGGAACCGCTACTCTGCTTGGGGCAACCCTGGTTGAGCAAGTTCTAACGTTGAATGAAGAATCTCTGTGGCTTTAG